In the Apteryx mantelli isolate bAptMan1 chromosome 1, bAptMan1.hap1, whole genome shotgun sequence genome, one interval contains:
- the SLITRK1 gene encoding SLIT and NTRK-like protein 1, which translates to MLLWILLLETSLCFAAGNVTGDVCKEKICACNEIEGDLHVDCEKKGFTSLQHFTAPTSQFYHLFLHGNSLTRLFPNEFANFYNAVSLHMENNGLHEIVPGAFLGLQLVKRLHINNNKIKSFRKQTFLGLDDLEYLQADFNLLRDIDPGAFRDLNKLEVLILNDNLISTLPPNVFQYVPITHLDLRGNRLKTLPYEEVLEQIPGIAEILLEDNPWDCTCDLLSLKEWLENIPKNALIGRVICEAPTRLQGKDLNETTEQELCKKNRVDSSLAAPPAEEETCDPGPIPTPFKIHGKEDPATPGSGPNGGTKIPVNWQIKTRPTAAVSTVSVKSKLPATMSCPQICSCDQIPGSGLKVNCNDRNVSSLVDLKPKPSNVQELFLRDNKIHTIRKSHFLDYRKLNLLDLGNNNIATVENNTFKNLFDLRWLYMDSNYLDTLSREKFAGLQNLEYLNVEFNGIQLIMPGTFNAMPKLRVLILNNNLLRSLPVDVFAGVSLSKLSIHNNYFMYLPVAGVLDQLTSITQIDLHGNPWDCTCPIVPFKQWAEMLRPKVIMSDLRCESPEDFFKEDFESLSNDVICPELKVSPTLTSTNKNSTGLTETGTHSNSYLETSRVSISVLVPGLLLVFVTSAFTVVGMLVFILRNRKRSKRRDANSSASEINSLQTVCDSSYWHNGPYSTDGAHRVYDCGSHSLSD; encoded by the coding sequence atgctgctttggATTCTGTTGCTGGAGACGTCTCTTTGTTTTGCTGCTGGAAACGTTACAGGGGACGTTTGCAAAGAGAAGATCTGTGCCTGCAACGAGATAGAAGGGGATTTGCACGTAGactgtgagaaaaagggatttacCAGCCTGCAACATTTCACTGCCCCAACTTCCCAGTTTTACCATTTATTCCTGCATGGAAATTCCCTGACTCGACTTTTCCCTAATGAGTTTGCTAACTTTTACAATGCAGTCAGTTTGCACATGGAAAACAACGGTTTGCACGAGATTGTTCCTGGGGCTTTCCTTGGGCTGCAGCTGGTGAAACGCTTGCACATAAACAACAACAAGATCAAATCGTTCAGGAAGCAGACTTTCCTGGGGCTGGACGATCTGGAGTATCTCCAGGCAGATTTTAATCTATTGCGGGATATTGACCCGGGAGCATTTAGGGACTTAAACAAGCTAGAGGTGCTGATTTTAAATGACAATCTCATCAGCACCTTGCCCCCCAACGTGTTTCAGTATGTGCCGATCACCCACCTCGACCTCCGGGGAAACCGTCTTAAAACCTTGCCTTACGAGGAGGTCCTGGAGCAGATCCCAGGCATTGCTGAAATCCTGCTAGAGGATAACCCCTGGGACTGCACTTGCGATCTGCTATCGTTGAAGGAATGGCTGGAAAACATACCCAAAAACGCTTTGATCGGCAGAGTGATTTGTGAGGCTCCCACTAGGTTGCAGGGCAAAGATTTAAATGAGACCACAGAGCAAGAGCTGTGCAAAAAGAACAGAGTGGATTCTAGTCTAGCTGCTCCCCCTGCCGAAGAAGAAACCTGTGATCCTGGTCCCATTCCAACCCCCTTTAAAATACATGGCAAGGAAGACCCTGCCACGCCAGGATCTGGTCCAAACGGAGGTACAAAGATTCCAGTCAACTGGCAAATCAAGACCAGACCTACAGCTGCCGTGTCGACAGTTAGCGTGAAGAGCAAGCTACCGGCTACCATGTCCTGTCCTCAGATCTGCAGCTGCGATCAGATCCCTGGCTCGGGTTTAAAGGTTAATTGCAACGACAGGAATGTGAGCAGCTTGGTGGATCTGAAGCCCAAGCCGTCCAACGTGCAGGAGCTGTTTCTGAGAGACAACAAAATACATACCATCAGGAAATCCCACTTTCTGGATTACCGGAAACTTAATTTGCTAGATCTGGGCAACAACAACATAGCCACCGTCGAGAACAACACCTTCAAGAATCTCTTTGATCTCCGATGGCTCTACATGGATAGCAACTACTTAGACACCCTCTCCCGGGAGAAATTCGCTGGGCTGCAAAACCTGGAGTATCTGAATGTAGAGTTTAATGGGATCCAGCTGATCATGCCTGGCACTTTCAATGCGATGCCCAAACTGAGAGTCCTCATCCTCAACAATAACCTGCTGAGGTCTCTCCCAGTCGACGTGTTCGCCGGGGTCTCGCTTTCCAAGCTGAGCATACACAACAATTATTTCATGTACCTCCCGGTGGCGGGGGTGCTGGACCAGCTCACCTCCATCACTCAGATTGACCTGCACGGCAACCCGTGGGACTGTACTTGCCCTATCGTGCCTTTCAAACAGTGGGCAGAGATGCTGCGCCCCAAGGTGATTATGAGCGACCTGAGGTGCGAATCCCCAGAAGATTTCTTCAAGGAGGATTTCGAGTCTCTCTCCAACGACGTGATTTGCCCGGAGCTAAAAGTCTCGCCCACGTTAACTTCCACTAACAAAAACAGCACTGGGTTGACAGAGACAGGTACTCATTCCAACTCCTACCTGGAGACCAGCAGGGTCTCCATTTCGGTGCTGGTGCCAGGACTCCTGCTGGTTTTTGTGACCTCTGCCTTCACGGTGGTTGGCATGCTGGTGTTCATCCTGAGGAACAGAAAGCGCTCCAAGAGGAGGGACGCCAACTCCTCCGCCTCGGAAATCAACTCCCTGCAGACGGTCTGCGACTCGTCCTACTGGCACAACGGGCCCTACAGCACCGACGGAGCCCACCGGGTTTACGACTGTGGCTCCCACTCCCTGTCAGACTGA